Part of the Cloacibacterium caeni genome is shown below.
AGTGACAACTACTTCTTCTTCCTCTTTTTTATTGAGCGTAGCAAGAATACTAAATTCTGAAACAATGGTTTTCTTAACAATTGGTTCAGTAATTTTTTGAACAGTTTTTGGAACAGATTCTTCTGGTTTTTTTGTTGATGGTAAAGTTTCTTGTGGTTTTTCTGGAACTACTTTTGGCTTTTCGTTTTCCTTTTTACGAAATAGTGGCGCTAGAATTAAGAACTTTTTTTTTTATCATCACTTTTCGCAGCAGTAAGACTGGCCAACTGCATCAAAGCGATTTCTACCGTTAATCTTGGATTTTTAGAATTTTTGTAATTAATATCTGCATGATTACAGATTTCTATAGCATCTATGAGTTGCTGTGCACTCCAATTTTTGCTCTGTTCAGAAAACTTTTGTTTCGTGTTCTCACCTACTTCTATTAAAGCAAGTGTAGAAGCATTCTGTGCCATCATTAAATCACGGAAATGACTTCCCAATCCACCAATAAATAAATGTGGGTCAAAACCTTTTTTAATAATATCATTAAAAGCAGTAAGGATTCCCGGAATGCTATTTTCTTTTGCTAAATCTACAATTTTCAAATATTGATCGTAATCTAGAATATTGAGAACTTCTGCGGCTTTAGCAAGCGTAATATTTTTTTGAGTAAAAGTAGTAAGTCTATCAAAGATAGAAAGTGCATCTCTCAGTGCTCCATCTGCTTTTTGCGCAATTAAAAACAATGCATCATCTTCGTAATTTACACCTTCTTTTTCGGCAATTTTTCTAAGATGTTCCTGTATATCTTCGATAGTGATTCTTTTGAAATCATAAATCTGACATCTTGATAAAATGGTAGGAATAATCTTATGTTTTTCGGTAGTTGCTAAAATGAAAATAGCATGAGCTGGTGGTTCTTCTAATGTTTTAAGAAATGCATTAAATGCTGCTGTAGACAGCATATGAACCTCGTCTATAATATAAATTTTATATTTCCCAACTTGTGGAGCAAAACGAACTTGGTCTGTTAAATCTCTAATATCATCTACCGAGTTATTAGAAGCAGCGTCTAATTCAAAGATATTATACGCAAATCCGTCTTCTGAGGTAGAACCATCTTTTTCGTTGATTTTTCTAGCCAAAATTCTAGCACAAGTAGTCTTTCCTACACCTCTCGGTCCGCAGAAAAGCAACGCTTGAGCCAACTGACTATTTTCTATGGCGTGTTCTAAGGTATCTGTAACGTGAGATTGTCCTACAACAGTGTCAAACTCTTGCGGACGATATTTTCTTGCGGATACGATAAAATTTTCCATTGGTCAAAAATAGGGAAATAAATGAAATTTTAAAAATTAAAATGACAAAGTTTTTCAAAAAAAACCGCCGTAAAAAATACGACGGTTAGATTTTTATTTACAACATTGAAAATGTTCGGTTTCACAATTTTTTCCTTGAGCGGAACATTCTTTCATACATTCTGTATTACAATTAGTCATAGAAACAGATTTCTTTTGTGAGGCAGAAATCATGGTTTCTATTTTATGTTGTCTGTCTTTTTCTATTTTTTCGGCAAACATAGAAGCTAGTGTAGGAGCAATAACCAATGAAACAATAGACATTAACTTAATCAAAATATTCATTGAAGGTCCAGAAGTATCTTTGAACGGATCTCCTACTGTATCTCCAGTTACTGAAGCTTTGTGCATTTCAGAACCTTTATAATATGTTTCACCATTTACATCCACTCCTTTTTCAAAAGATTTTTTCGCATT
Proteins encoded:
- the dnaX gene encoding DNA polymerase III subunit gamma/tau, whose protein sequence is MENFIVSARKYRPQEFDTVVGQSHVTDTLEHAIENSQLAQALLFCGPRGVGKTTCARILARKINEKDGSTSEDGFAYNIFELDAASNNSVDDIRDLTDQVRFAPQVGKYKIYIIDEVHMLSTAAFNAFLKTLEEPPAHAIFILATTEKHKIIPTILSRCQIYDFKRITIEDIQEHLRKIAEKEGVNYEDDALFLIAQKADGALRDALSIFDRLTTFTQKNITLAKAAEVLNILDYDQYLKIVDLAKENSIPGILTAFNDIIKKGFDPHLFIGGLGSHFRDLMMAQNASTLALIEVGENTKQKFSEQSKNWSAQQLIDAIEICNHADINYKNSKNPRLTVEIALMQLASLTAAKSDDKKKSS